The segment GAGAGGTGCCACGGGTCTTCAGACCCGTATGTCATTCCGGATCTGGACGTCTGATGCGATGAGGACATGGGGGCGAGATGATTGCTTGTGGCGATCTGTGCCACACCCCTCACCCTACCCTCTCCCCAGAGGGGAGAGGGAGAATGACAACCTCTCCCTCCGGCTTGCCCCGAGCCGGGTCGAGGGGGAGAGGTCGATCCATCCGCAGGATGGATCGGCTTGTCCTGAGCGGAGCGAAGGGGTGAGGGAGCTCTTTCGTCCTCTCATTCTGTTTGAAACCCTCGAGCTGGATCTTCGCAGGAGGACTCTATGGCATACAGTGACACCACCCGCGCCGCGTATCAACGCGAGTTGTCGGGAATCCGACAGGCCGGGCTGTTCAAGGAAGAGCGTTTCATCCATGCGCCGCAGGGACCGGAAATCGAGGTGGAGTACCCGGCCGGGGCCGCCACCCGCACAGTCATCAACATGTGCGCCAACAACTACCTGGGACTGTCCAGTCATCCCGAGGTGGTCGCGGCGGCGCGGCGTGGTCTCGACAACCGCGGCTATGGCATGTCGTCGGTCCGCTTCATCTGCGGCACACAGGACATCCACCGCGAATTGGAGCGCCGGCTGACCGATTTCCTGGGGACCGAAGACACGTTGCTGTTCCCGTCCTGCATGGATGCCAATGCCGGCGTCTTCGAGGCGGTCTTGACCGAGCAGGACGTCATGATTGCCGACCGTCTGGTCCATGCCTCGCTCATCGATGGGATACGCCTGTGTAAGGCGATGTCCGACAGTTACAAACACGCCGACATGGGGCATTTGGAGGAGAAGCTGCAGGAACACCAGGATAAACGGGTGCGCCTCGTGATCACCGATGGCGTCTTCTCGATGGACGGCGACCTGGCCCCGCTGGACCGAATCGTGGCCCTGGCGGAGAAGTATGATGCCATGATTCTGGTCGATGACTCCCATGCTTCCGGGTTCATCGGTCGCACCGGCCGGGGCACCCATGAACATTGCGGGGTTCTCGGGAAGATCGACCTCATCACGACGACTCTCGGCAAGGCGCTGGGCGGCGCCTCCGGAGGGTGTGTGAGCGGACGACGGGAATTGGTCGAGATGTGCCGCCAGCGCGCCCGGCCATACCTGTTCTCCAACACCGTGCCGCCGGTCATCGTGTCCGGGGCCATCAAAGTGCTGGAGCTGATCTCATCCTCAACCGCCCGCCGGGACAAGCTGGAAGAGAACACACGCTACTGGCGGAAGCTCCTCGTTGATGCGGGATTCGATGTCAGAGCCGGCGACAGCCCGATCGTCCCGGTGATGCTGTACAATGCCAAGTTGGCGCAGGACATCGCCCGCGACCTCTTCGGCGAGGGGATCTACGCCGTCGGGTTCTTCTTCCCGGTCGTCCCCAAAGGGCAGGCACGAATCCGGACCCAGCTTTCGGCGGCCCATGAGAGGCATCACTTGGATGCCGCGATCGCCGCCTTCACCAAGGTCGGGGCCAAGTACGACATCCTTGGGAAGGGAAAGAAGGAGATCATCGAGAAGTACGGGATGTGAACGGACGATAGGGCGATAACCTCTCCCTCCGGCTTGCCCCGAGCCGGGTCGAGGGGGAGAGGTCGATCCGCCGCAGGCGGATCGGCTTGTCCTGAGCGGAGCGAAGGGGTGAGAGGGTACTTTGCCCCGCGACGGGCGTTCAAGGCATTGCATGACAACGCGTTGCGCCATTGGCGCAGCGCTGAAGACGCGGGGTCATCATAAGAGTTGCCCAACATCCTGCCTAGGACGGGCGGAATCCCCGGAACGGTGTCGGGGCCGCTGCTAACCCCACTCCCACCCCGGTGGAAAAATCAGAAAATACTGTTGACAGTTTTCCGGGGTCGGTCTATATTGCTGTGGCCGATGGTAGTACCTGTTACCGCATGAGAAACGGCACTCAGAAGACCAGTTTACCACAGATCTTGGGGTAGCGTAGCGAACCAAGTGACAGTCACGCGCAGGGATGTCGTGTAGAGCATCCCGCTTTGATCCCGGCGCGACACAGTACCGTAACCGGTACACAACCAGTTGCAGTGTGACCACGGTCCCGGGCTCGGGGCGATGGTCCGGAGGTGCCTGAAGGACCGGTCCCATCACAGGGGCGCTCACAAACTGAGGGTGGATACTCATGGTCCCGACGGAAAAACGACATCACGCACCATCCGTCGGATCGCTCTGACAATCGAACCTGAAAGCAAGCAACCGCACCATCAACCCAAACGATCACGGTGAAAGGAGGTGTTGCGCACGAAGAGTCTTTCTTTAAACGCTCACTTCAGTCAACCGCAACCGTGAACGATGTACAGGTCCGTGTTATGGAGGTGAGGTTTAAGGAAATTCGATATTGGTGAGGCACGAGCAAACGCTTG is part of the Candidatus Zixiibacteriota bacterium genome and harbors:
- the kbl gene encoding glycine C-acetyltransferase — translated: MAYSDTTRAAYQRELSGIRQAGLFKEERFIHAPQGPEIEVEYPAGAATRTVINMCANNYLGLSSHPEVVAAARRGLDNRGYGMSSVRFICGTQDIHRELERRLTDFLGTEDTLLFPSCMDANAGVFEAVLTEQDVMIADRLVHASLIDGIRLCKAMSDSYKHADMGHLEEKLQEHQDKRVRLVITDGVFSMDGDLAPLDRIVALAEKYDAMILVDDSHASGFIGRTGRGTHEHCGVLGKIDLITTTLGKALGGASGGCVSGRRELVEMCRQRARPYLFSNTVPPVIVSGAIKVLELISSSTARRDKLEENTRYWRKLLVDAGFDVRAGDSPIVPVMLYNAKLAQDIARDLFGEGIYAVGFFFPVVPKGQARIRTQLSAAHERHHLDAAIAAFTKVGAKYDILGKGKKEIIEKYGM